GTGGCGCATTGAAATCTAGATATACTCTACAAAATGCAAAAGATTTAACATCCCGGACGGCTGTGGAAACCGTCCGAGGATGTACCATGTTCGGGGCTGAAAAATAATAGGGGGAATTCCTAATATCGTCCCGGATGCTCGGGCCAGTATCCTGTATAGCCATAGCACAGGTACAGGGTGAACTTTCTGGCCGGGCGGCCATTGTACGTGGTGGTTATGTACATGGGTTCCGAAATCTTGCGGAACATTTTGGCCACTTCGGGATGCGAGCCGGTGTGGTGCTTGCGCACGAAGACCGCGTCCCAGCCCTTCCTGTCCTGCGGACCGGGCCACAGGTCGTACTGATTCATGCGGCGGTCATCGATCCACGCGCAATAGGCGCGCTTCTGGCCGGGCACGTAGAAGGACAGTTCCGCGGTCATGTCGTACAGGTCGCTGAAGAAGAAGACCTTGGACGGGTCCTTGAATTTGGTTTCCGCCAGCTCGCCCACGGTGTCGCCGAGTTCCTGCCAGCCCTTGAGCCGGTGCGTGATGTTCAGGCTGTCCGGCAGGGGCAGGACGTGGTAGCTGAACGCCAGCGTCAGGATGATCAGACTGGCCCAGGTGAAGCCGCCTGCCCATTTCCGGGCCTTGCTGCGCGATGCGGCCATGTAGCGCGTCAGGGTGAAGGCGGCCAGAATGGCCCCGGCAACATAGGAGACCGTGGTCCAGTTGGGCATGACCTTGGCGTGGAAGCTCCAGGCCAGAAAGAAGAGCCACATGGGCCAGAAGAACACGGACAGGATGATGGCCTGCCGCTTGTCGGGCTGGCTTTCGTTGTGGGAGCTGCGGTTGCTGCGGAAGTCCAGCGCCTGCCGCACGGCCGGTACGCCCGCGATGAAGGCGAAGACCAGCCACCATGGCAGCGCCAGACCGAGCTGGGACCCGAAGTATTCCGGGAACCGGTCGAACCGGATGAGTTGGGCCGCCTGCTTGCCCTTGACCCCGATCAGGTAGAACACGTGCTTGTAGCCCACGAAGTCGTTCTGCATGTTCCAGATCAGGGTGGGCAGGAAGCCGATGATCACGCCTGCGGTCAATGCCAGCAGCAGCCGTCGCCAGTAGCGTTGTGGCAGCAGTTGGCTCACGCTCATGATCAGGGCCGAGACCACGGCCAGTCCTGCGAAGCCGAGCATGGTGTACTTGGCCAGTATGCCGAGACCGAAGCTCGCGGCCATGACCACGAAGGGCACGGTCCGGGGCTGGCCCGGCCCGTGGAATATGGATTCTCTGGGCAGGGCGGACTGGTACAGGCTGAACAGGCACACGGTCCAGAAGAACACGAACGAGTTGTCCGTGGTCATGAGCAGGCCCAGCGCCACGAACAGGGGCATGGTGTTGAAGATCAGCAGGGTTGCCGCGGCCACCACGGGTTTGCGCCAGTACTTGGCGATGCAGTAGAACAGCACGCACTGGGTCATGACCGACCCGATGATGGAGCCGAACCGCACCCCGAGTTCGGTATTGCCGAACACCGAAGTCCATGTCTTGATGATCAGGGCGATGAGCGGGCCCTTGGAATAGTAGGTGAGCTGGAGGTTTCGGGTCCAGTCCCAGTACTGGGCCTCGTCCTGCACCAGATTGAGCTGGCCGGACGCCACGAACGCGATCCGGGCCAGAGTCGGCAGGACAATGAGGCACAGCGCCCAGAGCGCCGGGTGTTTTTCGATGCTTTTCAATATGCTGGACACAACGGCTCCGTTGGCCCGGACCATGCCGGGCGGCTACAGGGTCTTGCGCGCGGAAACGATCACGTCCTTGCCTATGAAAAGTGGCTTGGATGTCAGGATGTCCGCGATTTTCGTGTTGTAGGCGATGTTGTCGGGCTTGGTTTTCTCATGCTCCTGCGCATGCTTCTTGTAGTTGAGCAGGTAGAAGCGTGTGGTCAGACGGATCAGGGGACGCAGTGCAAGCAGCAGCTTGTCCGTTGCCTGATAAAAGGAAGAAGATACCTCGCCCGGTTCGAATCCGAACTTGCGTAGAAAATAGTCCATTTCCGGATACCCGATCAGATTGACGTGTCCTTCGCCGAACGGCACGTCCAGGTTGATGGGAGACTGCATGCCCCGGTAGAATCCGGTCAGCACGTGGTAGAAGCGCGAACGGATGTGCAGCCTGTTGGGAAAGGTGAGCACCAGAGTGCCCCCGGGCCTGAGGAGGCGGTTGAACTCCCGCAGGGTGTGCGGCACGGATTCCACGTGTTCGATGACCTCCCGGCAGATGATCGCGTTGAACGATGCGTCTGGCAGGGGGATGTCCTTGTTCAAATCCACCTCGATTTCCTTTAGCCCGGGAAAGTTGAGGCGGTGATAATTGGAGATGGTCACATCATGGCCGGTATCCTGAAGTTCCCGGGAAAGAATGGCGCTCCCTGCGCTGGCTTCGAATATTCGAGCCGGAGTAGGGGGGAGCATTCCCTTGATGATGTCGTCCTTTCGTACATCCCGAGGGTGCTTGCGGACGGTTTCACCGCTGATGATGATGTTGACGTGTCGGCTCATGAGATGGTCCACCTTTGTTTTTTGCGCTGAATGCTTCTACCCATGCTCGTCGGGATTGGCAACCCGGGCGTGGGGTTACTCGACGACGTCGGTCAGCACCAGGGCCGGGTCCGCGAGGTCGGCCTCCAGATGCTCGGTCATCTGGCGGATGATGCGCCGGAAATACCGGATGTCGTTGATGGACAGTCCCTTGTTGACCACGGATCGCAGGTCGGCCCTGCCCGTGTCCACGGCCGGATGCAGGTCGCGGGCCTTGCCCGTAAGCCATATAAGGGATATGCGTCGGTCCTCGCGATTCGGCTCCCGGGTGATAAGCCCGTCCCGTTCCATGCGTTTGAGCGTATTGGACAGGGTGGCCTGTTCCACGTCCACGAGCTCGCGAAGTCGGGTCTGCGTCAGGCCGTCCCGCTGCCAGAGAAAGTGGAGCACCGAGAGATATCCCGGTCGGATGCCGTGGGGTGCCAGCCGGTTTGCCACACTGTGGACATAGAGCCGGTGCAGACGGCCCAGTTCCGCAAAAAATGAAGTATTGTCTTTGAATTCCATGATGATGGTATAAACGTATAGCTTGCTGTTCATTGGATGGATAGCAGGCTGTGCTTTGTCCGGCAAGAGGAATCTTGCCGGATTCCGCAATTGCGGGGCTGTCGAAATCAGCGTAGCAGGAAGCCATGAAAGTCATAGTCAACGTGGACGACGCCGGGCTGCACCCGGCAGTGCGGCGCGGCATAGAAACCCTGTCCGAGGCGGGCATAGTCACCTCGGCAACGGTCATGGCCAATGGTCCGGATCTGGACGAGGCCCTGAAGCTGAAGGGCGTGGGACTCGGCGTGCATCTCAATATCCTGCGCGGCAGGCCAGTGAGCCCGTGGCAGGAAGTGCATACATTGGTGGACCGCAGTACCGGATTGTTTCTCGGTGACTACACCACGCTTTTCACCCGTTTCCTTGCCGGAAGGATCGACATGGAGCAGGTGGAGCTGGAATGGGGGCGTCAGGTGGACCGCATCCTCAAGGCCGGGGTGGTGCCCACGCACGTGGACAGCGAAAAGCACATCCATGCCTGGCCCGCCATGACAGCGGCCGCCGGACGCGTGGCCAGACGCTACGGTATCGGCTGGATGCGTCGACCCGTGGAATGTGCCGGCCTGACCCGTCTGGACAAGGGCGGAATCCGCACCAAGTTTCTCCGGCTGTGCAGCCTGTTTCAACGCAGACCCCAAGGCATGGCATGGCCCGATTCCATCTGGGGCATAGCGGATCAGGGCGCGAACCTGACCCCGGACCGGTTTCGCAAGGCCATGGCCGGACGCAGGTTTGACATCGTGGAGATTTGCTGCCATCCCGGCCTGTCCCTGCCCGGCGATCCGCCCATTTCCCCGGATTACGGAGCCATGCGCGTTGCCTCCCAGTGGCAGGACGAACTCGAGGCCCTGAGTGACCCGGAATGGCTGGCAATGTTCCGCGACATTGGCGCGGAGCTTGTCCATTTCGGCCACCTGCGCTAACAGACTGCTGAAAACGGCCCGATTGCGGCGTTGCTGCGATTCGGGCAATCCCTCGCGTATGGAAGAATACGCGTCGGGCCTGCCCGCATCTTGCGCCTTGCACTCGAACCGTTTTGAGCAGTCTGTACGGAGCTGAAAACGGCCCGATTGCGGCGTTGCTGCGATTCGGGCAATCCCTCGCGTATGGAAGAATACGCGTCGGGTCTGCCCGCATCTTGCGCCTTGCACTCGAACCGTTTTGAGCCGTCTGTACGGAGCTGAAAACGGCCCGATTGCGGCGTTGCTGCGATTCGGGCAACCCCTCGCGCATGGAAGAATGCGTGTCGGGCCTGCCCGCACCCTGCGTCGTGTACTCGAACCGTTTTGAGTAGTCTGTACGGAGCTGAAAACGGCCCGATTGCGGCGTTGCTGCGGGGGGCACCGGGCTTGCCTTGGGCGGCAGACGGCCTATAGTATTATGTAAGGGGCTGTACCAGATAACTCCGTTGGGGTATCGGTATGGCAATGCGAAAGAGCCGTTTAGATCGCAAGAAGCAGCTCCGTTTGATTGAGCATTTTGTAGCTGGGACAACAGCACGATGTGCCGCTGATCTGGTCGGTGTGAACTTCAAAACGGCTGCGTACTATTTTCACCGGCTTCGTGAAATTATAGCCGAAGAAGAGTCCAGCGAAGGAATGGCTTTCGGCGAATTTGAAGTTGATGAAAGCTATTTCGGCGGCAGACGAAAGGGCAAACGTGGTCGTGGGGCCGCAGGGAAAGTGCCGGTGTTCGGAATTCTTAAAAGAGGCGGGAAGGTATACACACAGGTGATTCCCGACGCCAAGGGCAAAACGTTGATGCCGATTATCCAAGAGAAGATTCAGCCCGACAGCGTCGTTTACTCAGATTGCTGGTACGGCTACAATGTCCTTGATGTGTCCGAGTTCAAGCACTTCAGGATCAACCATTCCAAGCTGTTCGCCGACAGCCAGAATCACATCAATGGGATTGAGAACTTTTGGAACCAGGCCAAGCGTCACATGAGAAAATTCAACGGCATTCCGACCAAGCATTTCCATCTCTTTTTGAAGGAATGCGAGTGGCGTTTTAACAACAGCAATCCGCGAAGCCAACTTAAACAGTTGAGACAGTGGGTTAAGAAGCATATGGGCTAGTTA
Above is a window of Pseudodesulfovibrio tunisiensis DNA encoding:
- a CDS encoding ChbG/HpnK family deacetylase, with the protein product MKVIVNVDDAGLHPAVRRGIETLSEAGIVTSATVMANGPDLDEALKLKGVGLGVHLNILRGRPVSPWQEVHTLVDRSTGLFLGDYTTLFTRFLAGRIDMEQVELEWGRQVDRILKAGVVPTHVDSEKHIHAWPAMTAAAGRVARRYGIGWMRRPVECAGLTRLDKGGIRTKFLRLCSLFQRRPQGMAWPDSIWGIADQGANLTPDRFRKAMAGRRFDIVEICCHPGLSLPGDPPISPDYGAMRVASQWQDELEALSDPEWLAMFRDIGAELVHFGHLR
- a CDS encoding class I SAM-dependent methyltransferase, giving the protein MSRHVNIIISGETVRKHPRDVRKDDIIKGMLPPTPARIFEASAGSAILSRELQDTGHDVTISNYHRLNFPGLKEIEVDLNKDIPLPDASFNAIICREVIEHVESVPHTLREFNRLLRPGGTLVLTFPNRLHIRSRFYHVLTGFYRGMQSPINLDVPFGEGHVNLIGYPEMDYFLRKFGFEPGEVSSSFYQATDKLLLALRPLIRLTTRFYLLNYKKHAQEHEKTKPDNIAYNTKIADILTSKPLFIGKDVIVSARKTL
- a CDS encoding MarR family winged helix-turn-helix transcriptional regulator, coding for MNSKLYVYTIIMEFKDNTSFFAELGRLHRLYVHSVANRLAPHGIRPGYLSVLHFLWQRDGLTQTRLRELVDVEQATLSNTLKRMERDGLITREPNREDRRISLIWLTGKARDLHPAVDTGRADLRSVVNKGLSINDIRYFRRIIRQMTEHLEADLADPALVLTDVVE
- a CDS encoding ArnT family glycosyltransferase — translated: MSSILKSIEKHPALWALCLIVLPTLARIAFVASGQLNLVQDEAQYWDWTRNLQLTYYSKGPLIALIIKTWTSVFGNTELGVRFGSIIGSVMTQCVLFYCIAKYWRKPVVAAATLLIFNTMPLFVALGLLMTTDNSFVFFWTVCLFSLYQSALPRESIFHGPGQPRTVPFVVMAASFGLGILAKYTMLGFAGLAVVSALIMSVSQLLPQRYWRRLLLALTAGVIIGFLPTLIWNMQNDFVGYKHVFYLIGVKGKQAAQLIRFDRFPEYFGSQLGLALPWWLVFAFIAGVPAVRQALDFRSNRSSHNESQPDKRQAIILSVFFWPMWLFFLAWSFHAKVMPNWTTVSYVAGAILAAFTLTRYMAASRSKARKWAGGFTWASLIILTLAFSYHVLPLPDSLNITHRLKGWQELGDTVGELAETKFKDPSKVFFFSDLYDMTAELSFYVPGQKRAYCAWIDDRRMNQYDLWPGPQDRKGWDAVFVRKHHTGSHPEVAKMFRKISEPMYITTTYNGRPARKFTLYLCYGYTGYWPEHPGRY
- a CDS encoding IS1595 family transposase, producing MRKSRLDRKKQLRLIEHFVAGTTARCAADLVGVNFKTAAYYFHRLREIIAEEESSEGMAFGEFEVDESYFGGRRKGKRGRGAAGKVPVFGILKRGGKVYTQVIPDAKGKTLMPIIQEKIQPDSVVYSDCWYGYNVLDVSEFKHFRINHSKLFADSQNHINGIENFWNQAKRHMRKFNGIPTKHFHLFLKECEWRFNNSNPRSQLKQLRQWVKKHMG